A stretch of the Ananas comosus cultivar F153 linkage group 14, ASM154086v1, whole genome shotgun sequence genome encodes the following:
- the LOC109720643 gene encoding RING finger and transmembrane domain-containing protein 2-like: MMEPPGGSPEPFRMPSSSRRYGVQFSASNFIQAPLSALLEYSGILRARSGHPEGESLIGGGGVIAAAAGGGGTRDHVSSRIEESAAAAHSSGGGGEVSIRIIGVGDHPPQALAVGPAREGISGSSTALSTEQSPSVPERHGRDGGSDGGAVGEVTSLSSSSSSSSLPASISAVGSQTTDSDANATAGNNRDPSYQRYDIQQVARWIEQILPFSLLLLVVFIRQHLQGFFVTIWIAAVMFKSNDILRKQTALKGERKISVLIGITLVFMVHVFGVYWWYRNDDLLKPLVMLPPKEIPPFWHSIFIIMVNDTMVRQAAMIVKCMLLMYYKNCRGRNYRKQGQMLTLVEYLLLLYRALLPTPVWYRFFLNKEYGSLFSSLTTGLYLTFKLTSVVEKVQSFLTALRALSRKDMHYGSYATTEQVIAAGDLCAICQEKMHAPILLRCKHIFCEDCVSEWFERERTCPLCRALVKPADLRSFGDGSTSLFFQLF; encoded by the exons CTCCGCCCTGCTGGAGTATTCGGGGATCTTGCGGGCGAGATCGGGCCATCCGGAGGGTGAGAGCTTGATCGGTGGCGGTGGGGTCATCGCCGCCGctgcaggcggcggcggcacgagGGACCATGTTTCGTCCCGAATCGAGGAATCGGCAGCCGCCGCTCACAGCTCGGGCGGCGGTGGGGAGGTGTCGATACGGATAATTGGGGTCGGGGATCATCCGCCGCAGGCATTGGCGGTCGGGCCGGCGAGAGAGGGGATCTCTGGTAGTTCTACTGCTCTCTCTACTGAGCAGAGCCCTTCAGTGCCTGAAAGGCACGGCAGAGATGGAGGGAGTGACGGCGGTGCGGTCGGAGAGGTGACATCGTTGTCATCGtcgtcatcttcttcttctttgccgGCCTCGATCTCGGCCGTTGGCTCACAGACCACAGATAGCGATGCAAATGCGACAGCGGGGAATAATAGAGACCCCTCGTATCAGAGATATGATATACAGCAGGTTGCGCGGTGGATCGAGCAGATATTGCCCTTCTCATTGCTTTTATTGGTAGTGTTCATCAGGCAACATTTGCAAG GGTTCTTTGTTACAATTTGGATTGCTGCGGTGATGTTCAAGTCCAATGATATATTGCGGAAGCAGACAGCTTTAAAG GGAGAGAGGAAAATTTCTGTGCTTATTGGGATCACACTAGTTTTTATGGTTCATGTTTTTGGAGTCTATTGGTGGTACCGAAATGATGACCTTCTCAAACCTCTTGTTATGCTTCCTCCTAAAGAAATACCTCCATTTTGGCACTCCATATTTATCATTATGGTCAATG ATACAATGGTGCGCCAAGCAGCTATGATCGTTAAGTGTATGCTCCTGATGTACTATAAAAACTGCAGGGGCCGTAACTACCGCAAGCAG GGTCAAATGTTAACCCTTGTGGAATATCTTCTGCTGTTGTACCGTGCCTTATTGCCAACTCCTGTTTGGTATCGGTTCTTCCTGAACAAGGAATATGGCagtctcttttcttctcttacGACAGGCTTGTATCTTACTTTCAAGCTGACGTCAGTTGTCGAGAAG GTTCAATCATTTTTGACAGCATTGAGGGCGTTGTCGCGTAAAGATATGCATTATGGGTCTTATGCAACGACAGAACAG GTTATTGCTGCTGGTGATTTGTGTGCTATCTGCCAGGAGAAGATGCATGCTCCTATTCTTCTCCGCTGTAAACATATATTCTGTGAAGATTGCGTCTCTGAATG gtttgagagagaaaggacgTGCCCGCTGTGCAGGGCATTGGTGAAACCGGCGGATCTCCGGTCATTTGGCGATGGCTCAACGAGCCTCTTTTTCCAGCTATTTTAG